The following proteins are encoded in a genomic region of Sorangiineae bacterium MSr12523:
- a CDS encoding SMI1/KNR4 family protein yields MADLQKLFAELDRVWAEKRPDVAKALRPGATAAKLQKFKKAFDAPEDVLALYKWHDGAKDEHLPIENLFGWCSLDVATSEKKRLDGLEDDGTFGDWPSGVWWNPGWIPIFQFNLEDHICVDVPGVLKKGDGAVFIRRNADDRRTVLAPSLAGFLEVHLEITKAGPTKGDEDAWLDHFDSEKVKAIREKVGRGFPATVTATKKK; encoded by the coding sequence ATGGCCGACCTACAGAAATTGTTCGCGGAACTCGACCGGGTTTGGGCGGAGAAGCGGCCCGACGTCGCCAAGGCGCTCCGACCTGGTGCAACGGCTGCCAAGCTGCAGAAGTTCAAGAAGGCCTTCGATGCACCGGAGGACGTCCTCGCTCTCTACAAGTGGCACGACGGTGCGAAAGACGAGCACTTGCCGATCGAGAATCTGTTCGGTTGGTGCTCACTGGATGTAGCCACGTCGGAGAAGAAGCGCCTGGATGGCCTCGAGGATGATGGGACTTTCGGCGATTGGCCTTCTGGAGTTTGGTGGAATCCAGGCTGGATTCCCATCTTCCAGTTCAACCTCGAGGACCACATCTGCGTTGATGTCCCGGGAGTTCTAAAAAAGGGCGATGGCGCCGTGTTCATCCGGCGCAACGCGGACGACCGCCGCACGGTGCTCGCGCCTTCTCTTGCGGGGTTCCTCGAGGTGCACCTCGAAATCACGAAAGCGGGTCCCACTAAGGGGGACGAGGACGCCTGGCTCGATCATTTCGATAGCGAAAAGGTGAAAGCTATTCGCGAGAAGGTCGGACGCGGGTTTCCCGCAACGGTCACCGCGACGAAAAAGAAATAG
- a CDS encoding DUF6531 domain-containing protein: protein MIPTPPKEQESRRGRVAVGHPVDVASGAFFGDHLDFERDGTVPLALSRFYSTALLEKEAPYLTAAREYEMQPFGPGWHASWDWRLRQTLDGYVVTNGEGAEFVFTDSKDPARSFAATGRLTAPHQSMELVRLDAYRVRLVRYGMQRESLSHVFVWSQGASRFFLERVERTDDARIELRYDANGFVTGLFQAGEQRLLRLDWERERVAQAILVLPDGSERPIARYFYDHQGVLKEVHDEDGILERYEYDDAFRMVDVSARSGANYVIRYDSKGRCIYVSGAGRYQERHLRYDEHAHTTWVADSHGDTTQYWYNDAGQVLSETSPLKSVQRFEFDDEGRPTVTRRASGGVVTHVYDEAGRTIAILLPDEGKRTYTYDNEHRLISYTDEGGATTHFDYDADHNIVREIEPDGSEWHYTWTPFGECDRVRNPLGYEKAWTFDIYRNRVTESDWHGRIWQGTFNVLGQLLTWTDPLGHTTKYFYDARAELVRIEDPDGRTWQRHVTVGRREEAYERPDGRRTIIHYSVCGLPTEVVDEEGRHTHYQWDTEPGRLIAVTDPSGNVYRMDYDADGHVIRRRTFDRRTILHRWHQGLMRETVDAAGDVVHWEYDAMDRPIRRRSRDGLTEFTYDRAGNVARLAVVPNAGATDPGCVTEFKYDIVGNCVQEIQDGVVVERTFDAFGNNTSLAVPRFNEATRFSFDPNGECIGLERAQVRIGIERDALGREIRRKLPGAGIYEQTYDPCHRILKQALTKEPGATHGIQREIQYDVSGAAKILRDSLHGEQIFFHDGSDQLVGLLRADASGETYLFDASGNRTRRAQAARGRDLLASIPKDERSFAEAAARSGASVEAATFDANRIRQASSIGRTVEYEYDEAGRTVAKAVQTPGGVAVTRFAWNTKGHMISATLPNGDVWRYRYDGLGRRVAKIRPNGTEHRFIWDQYRILYELEWSPSDTPTLTAAWAYVPGSLCPVLKDSGAVEYLLPGLRGVPEEVVGADGKLHHVVRKGIWGERFDGGAARQPAYGQWFDAETGLHYNVFRYYDPESARYLSPDPIGLRGGLNEYAGVPSPVLWDDPLGLAIVCEGNENVWEIKDKFPPGSRESRQLRRFVRAWNRAIQDAGGSMTTRRETAEETAASNRMKRNYRRDQPARFEGKVVGHVPDACAGGPSSGGRVMALDSSVNGSVGGQVGGVPPGQTYHRVRVVRD from the coding sequence GTGATTCCGACACCTCCGAAAGAGCAAGAGAGCCGTCGCGGGCGGGTAGCCGTCGGCCACCCCGTCGACGTCGCGAGCGGCGCATTCTTTGGGGACCATCTCGACTTCGAACGAGATGGCACCGTTCCGCTCGCGCTCTCACGGTTCTATTCGACCGCCCTTTTGGAGAAGGAAGCGCCCTATCTAACTGCAGCCCGCGAGTATGAAATGCAGCCGTTCGGACCCGGCTGGCATGCGAGTTGGGACTGGCGGTTGCGACAGACGCTCGATGGCTATGTGGTCACGAACGGCGAGGGCGCCGAGTTTGTTTTCACGGATTCTAAAGATCCCGCCCGAAGTTTTGCGGCGACCGGCCGGCTTACGGCACCGCACCAGAGCATGGAGCTCGTTCGACTCGATGCGTACCGGGTTCGGCTCGTGCGGTACGGCATGCAACGCGAGTCGCTTTCGCACGTGTTCGTGTGGTCGCAGGGCGCGTCCCGCTTCTTTCTCGAGCGCGTTGAGCGAACCGATGACGCCCGGATTGAACTTAGATATGACGCGAATGGATTCGTAACTGGTCTATTCCAAGCCGGGGAGCAGCGCCTTCTTCGACTGGACTGGGAGCGCGAACGCGTCGCCCAAGCGATCTTGGTCCTTCCCGATGGTTCGGAGCGACCTATCGCCCGCTATTTTTACGATCACCAGGGAGTGCTGAAAGAGGTTCACGACGAAGACGGCATCCTCGAGCGATACGAGTACGACGATGCTTTTCGAATGGTCGATGTCTCCGCACGATCGGGTGCCAACTACGTCATTCGTTATGATTCGAAAGGTCGCTGCATCTACGTCTCGGGCGCGGGTCGTTACCAAGAACGACACCTTCGATACGACGAACACGCGCACACGACATGGGTCGCCGACAGCCACGGCGACACGACGCAATATTGGTACAACGACGCAGGCCAGGTTCTTTCCGAGACGTCGCCGCTCAAGTCCGTTCAGCGTTTCGAGTTCGACGACGAGGGCCGACCTACCGTCACCCGCCGAGCATCGGGAGGCGTCGTAACCCACGTTTATGACGAGGCCGGGCGGACCATCGCGATTCTTTTGCCGGACGAAGGAAAACGCACCTACACCTACGACAACGAGCATCGGCTGATCTCGTATACCGATGAGGGGGGCGCAACAACCCACTTCGATTACGACGCCGACCACAATATTGTTCGCGAGATCGAGCCAGATGGATCGGAGTGGCATTACACGTGGACACCTTTTGGTGAATGCGATCGAGTTCGCAACCCGCTCGGTTACGAGAAAGCATGGACGTTCGATATTTACCGAAACCGAGTGACGGAGTCGGATTGGCACGGGCGCATTTGGCAGGGCACCTTCAATGTACTCGGGCAGCTCCTGACGTGGACGGACCCCCTTGGCCACACCACAAAGTACTTTTATGACGCGCGCGCGGAGCTTGTTCGGATCGAGGACCCGGATGGCCGAACGTGGCAGCGGCACGTCACCGTTGGCCGTCGTGAAGAGGCTTATGAGCGGCCCGACGGGCGGCGCACCATCATTCATTACTCGGTGTGCGGCTTGCCCACCGAAGTCGTCGATGAAGAGGGGCGCCACACGCATTACCAGTGGGACACGGAGCCCGGTCGACTCATCGCCGTCACGGATCCATCCGGCAACGTCTATCGAATGGACTACGACGCCGACGGGCACGTCATCCGCCGGCGGACCTTCGATCGGCGCACGATCCTTCATCGGTGGCATCAAGGTCTCATGCGGGAAACCGTGGACGCCGCCGGGGACGTCGTCCACTGGGAATACGATGCGATGGATCGGCCGATTCGTCGGCGTTCACGCGATGGGCTAACCGAGTTCACATACGATCGGGCAGGCAACGTGGCACGGCTCGCCGTTGTTCCGAACGCAGGTGCCACGGACCCGGGGTGCGTCACCGAATTCAAGTACGACATCGTCGGAAACTGCGTTCAGGAGATTCAGGATGGCGTCGTCGTGGAACGCACGTTCGACGCATTCGGCAACAACACGAGTCTGGCCGTTCCCCGGTTCAACGAAGCCACCCGATTCTCGTTCGATCCCAATGGGGAGTGTATTGGACTCGAGCGCGCGCAGGTTCGCATCGGCATCGAGCGGGATGCGCTCGGGCGCGAGATTCGACGCAAACTACCCGGTGCCGGCATCTACGAGCAGACGTACGATCCGTGTCACCGCATCCTGAAGCAAGCGCTCACGAAGGAGCCCGGTGCAACGCACGGCATTCAGCGGGAAATTCAGTACGATGTATCTGGCGCCGCGAAGATCTTACGTGACTCACTGCACGGTGAGCAGATCTTCTTCCACGATGGAAGCGATCAACTCGTCGGCCTCCTTCGCGCGGACGCGTCGGGCGAAACATATTTGTTTGATGCTTCGGGCAACCGGACCCGGCGCGCGCAGGCCGCGCGAGGGCGAGACCTGCTGGCGAGCATTCCGAAGGATGAACGATCCTTCGCGGAAGCCGCCGCGCGTAGCGGTGCTTCCGTCGAGGCAGCGACTTTCGATGCGAATCGCATCCGGCAAGCTTCATCCATCGGTCGCACGGTCGAGTACGAGTACGACGAGGCGGGGCGCACCGTGGCGAAGGCCGTGCAGACTCCGGGGGGCGTTGCTGTAACCCGTTTCGCGTGGAACACGAAAGGCCACATGATTTCGGCCACACTCCCCAACGGCGATGTGTGGCGATATCGGTACGACGGCCTTGGGCGCCGAGTTGCGAAGATTCGGCCGAACGGCACGGAACATCGCTTCATCTGGGATCAATATCGAATTCTCTACGAATTGGAATGGTCACCATCTGACACGCCGACATTGACGGCGGCGTGGGCCTACGTGCCAGGAAGCCTGTGCCCGGTACTGAAGGACAGCGGCGCCGTTGAATACCTTCTACCCGGCTTGAGGGGAGTACCCGAGGAGGTAGTTGGCGCGGACGGCAAACTCCATCACGTCGTTCGAAAAGGCATTTGGGGCGAGCGTTTCGATGGTGGCGCGGCTCGCCAGCCCGCGTATGGCCAATGGTTCGACGCGGAGACGGGGCTCCATTACAACGTATTCCGATACTACGATCCGGAATCCGCGCGTTATCTGAGTCCAGACCCCATTGGATTGCGTGGCGGGTTGAACGAGTACGCGGGTGTACCAAGTCCAGTGCTCTGGGACGATCCGCTTGGACTCGCCATTGTCTGCGAAGGCAACGAAAACGTCTGGGAGATCAAAGACAAGTTCCCCCCCGGCAGCCGCGAGTCACGTCAGCTACGGCGTTTCGTTCGTGCCTGGAATCGCGCGATTCAGGATGCTGGCGGCAGCATGACAACGCGTCGCGAGACGGCCGAGGAGACGGCGGCGTCGAATCGCATGAAACGAAATTATCGGCGCGACCAACCCGCACGATTCGAGGGCAAGGTGGTCGGGCACGTACCGGATGCCTGCGCCGGCGGCCCATCATCCGGTGGGCGCGTCATGGCGCTCGATTCGAGCGTGAACGGCAGCGTCGGCGGCCAGGTTGGCGGTGTGCCTCCGGGACAGACGTACCATCGTGTTCGCGTGGTTCGAGATTAG
- a CDS encoding family 43 glycosylhydrolase: MHRLARPGFVAASFVAVFGCSGHEQDAGGTSNGSSASSGSSAIVRDFLSLKARFLFDGYVRHANGVGRVDDIYGTSADLAKADATWSFVPGLAGTGGGACVSIESRNYRGSFLRHQNGQVFLQPFQESQSYRQDATFCRVPGLADGAATSFRAFQFPNAYLRHAFGALRLDDDLGEAQFRQDATFELRGPWLTGKFFNPILGSGADPTMAYENGSYYLVSSDNDRGIVIRQSSSIEQLEDAVPKVLWRAPACPAPACAATWAPELQKIDGRWWIYVAGENGGGNASHRMFVLRGTSNPMGPYENPVELRLPGDEWAIDGVYVAHGGQGYFLWSGWENGDPNVQHIFIARMSSPSSVTGSRVKISSPTAPWETVPNGNPNIRVNEGPQPIHGPNGRLSVAISVNGSWTNDYCLGLLTLNGSDPMRRADWGKSPSCVFSGRDTATAPGHNGFFTVNGRTWLTYHALIQPGSGWGGRSIRAQPMGFNGDGTPSLGVPVSIHEPVARP; encoded by the coding sequence ATGCACCGTCTTGCACGCCCGGGTTTCGTTGCTGCCTCTTTCGTTGCAGTTTTTGGCTGCTCCGGTCACGAACAAGACGCTGGCGGCACGTCCAACGGGTCGAGCGCGTCCAGCGGGTCGAGCGCCATCGTTCGCGATTTTCTCTCGCTCAAAGCGCGGTTTCTGTTCGATGGATACGTGCGCCACGCCAACGGTGTGGGGCGTGTCGACGACATCTACGGCACCAGTGCCGATCTCGCGAAAGCCGATGCCACCTGGTCATTCGTTCCCGGCCTCGCCGGCACGGGCGGTGGAGCCTGCGTGTCCATCGAATCACGCAACTATCGCGGCTCCTTCCTTCGCCACCAGAACGGCCAGGTATTTCTGCAACCGTTTCAGGAGAGCCAGTCATACCGACAGGACGCCACGTTTTGCCGTGTCCCGGGTCTCGCCGACGGAGCTGCCACCTCGTTTCGTGCATTCCAGTTTCCAAATGCGTACTTGCGGCACGCCTTTGGCGCGTTGCGTTTGGACGACGACCTCGGAGAGGCGCAGTTTCGCCAAGACGCCACGTTCGAGCTGCGCGGTCCGTGGCTAACCGGCAAGTTCTTCAATCCGATTCTCGGGAGCGGCGCCGACCCGACGATGGCCTATGAAAATGGCTCGTATTACCTGGTCTCCTCGGACAACGACCGGGGCATCGTCATCCGCCAATCGAGCAGCATCGAACAGCTCGAGGACGCGGTGCCGAAGGTGCTCTGGCGCGCCCCCGCCTGCCCCGCCCCTGCGTGTGCCGCTACTTGGGCGCCCGAGCTGCAGAAGATCGATGGCCGCTGGTGGATCTACGTTGCTGGCGAAAACGGCGGCGGCAATGCGAGCCACCGAATGTTCGTTCTGCGCGGCACGAGCAATCCCATGGGCCCTTACGAGAACCCCGTCGAGCTGCGGCTTCCCGGCGACGAATGGGCCATTGATGGCGTTTATGTCGCGCACGGCGGTCAGGGCTATTTCTTATGGTCCGGTTGGGAAAATGGGGATCCCAACGTGCAGCACATCTTCATTGCGCGCATGAGCAGTCCCAGCTCGGTCACCGGTAGTCGAGTAAAAATTTCGTCTCCCACGGCGCCATGGGAAACCGTTCCGAATGGCAATCCCAATATTCGCGTGAACGAGGGGCCGCAGCCCATTCATGGTCCCAACGGACGGCTTTCCGTGGCGATTTCCGTGAATGGCAGCTGGACGAATGACTATTGCCTCGGGCTTCTCACCTTGAACGGCAGCGATCCGATGCGCCGTGCGGATTGGGGCAAGTCGCCCTCGTGTGTCTTCTCCGGGCGCGACACGGCGACGGCGCCGGGGCACAACGGATTTTTCACGGTCAACGGCCGGACGTGGCTCACGTACCACGCCCTGATTCAGCCGGGCAGCGGCTGGGGCGGGCGGAGCATCCGTGCACAGCCCATGGGCTTCAACGGCGACGGCACGCCGTCGCTGGGCGTGCCGGTGAGCATCCACGAGCCCGTGGCGCGGCCGTAG